The sequence ACATTGACATTCAGGCATTTCATAGGGGGTATTAACTTTAACTTGGTGCTTTGGAAGTACGATAATGAACTCTGTTATGCGACGGAATTTAACTTCATGGGACATCAAACAGCTACTCATTGTGCACCTTACGTAAACCTTACTAAATACATTATGCTTACTCTGAATGAAAGTAAGTATGTAGGAAAGGGGGCCTGGCATGGTAAAACAACTTACTGCTTCACGGCATTAATAACATTAACGTCAACCCAGGGTGAGTTGCAGGGAATACCCATTGCCATGAATGTTACTAAACTATGTGTCTTAAGTAATGGTGTACCAACCAACATAACAATATACCTATACCCAATGTATCAGGGTAGGCTCAGTAACATGGTCATGAATATAAACATGACACTGCTTAGTTACTCATTTACATTCAATCAATATAGATTCTCACAAATAACAAAGGGACTTATACCATGAACCGCTATATCCTTCAATGAAGCCTCAAGGAATCACTGCATCGATCAAATTAATTCTCATTAAAGTGTCTTTCAATCATGGGTATTGATATGTCAGTATGAATAAGAAGCTTTCCTCAACGCCATAGTTAGTCCTAATCACAGATCCGCCAAGGCGTGGGTGTATGGAGTAAAGGTTGGAGGCGGTATTGATGGCTATGGTGAAGGGGTAAAGCCTGCGCCGGAGGTATGTATTCAATGATACATGGATTAAAGCCTTCAATCCTCATACCGCAATCGTTACCATTTATACGACAGGAATGATACATAGCCATTATATATTACGAACTCCGTAATTAGGGGCCATACACCATTTAACTAATTTTATAACTCTACGTAGGCCATCATGAATATTATTAGAAAGAATAATTGAAAGACGGAGATAATTAATAATTATTAACCAAGCAACCTGACCCAGTAACATGTTCAGTGGAGGTTACTGGCATTAACGTAGACGTCATAACGTTGAATAAAACCCAGGTTAGGACTATAATGAATAAAGTTATCATATAACCGGTAAGGTTTATGGGTGTAGATATTAGTTTTAAGTATGGTTCGCCCAAGCATAGATCATTAAATAGGCCCCCTTTAAATAAGTGCTTTACATTAGGGTAATGAATTACCTTGGCTAAACTTATTACTTATGGCCTTGAGTATCTTTGTTGTACTGCAAAGTGGGCAATCCACATAGTCATTAAACCTAATGACTTCCATATTGCCTAAACCCCTCTTTCTCAATTCCTCCCTTAATGAATCTTCATTAAAGGGTTGATTTGGGCCAAGCAGTATTATGTTTGGTCTCTCCTCCTCAACAACCCTAAACATGTCATCCTCATAGCCAAGCCTAGCCTTATGGACATAAACAATGTTTCTCACAACCTCTAGCCTTTGGTCTTCGGGAATTACAATATCCCTACCCTTAATCCTCTTGACCGTTGAGTCACGGGCAATCACGGCAACGACTCGGCCAAGGGTCCAGGCATGCCTTAAATATGCTATATGTCCTGGATGGATTATTTCGAAGGTGCCGGCGACAAATACCTTATTTTGGGATTTCCTGATAAGATCACTGGTTTTGTCCCAGTTGAAGTGAGCAATACCAAGGATCCTCAGGGCATCCAGTAAGCCCTCTGCGTATGCTATTGTTGCTAGTGCATTAAATTGATCGCCCCTGGATAGGTGGTACATGGAGTCCTTTAGGTATGCCCTCGCTATATCGATAACCTCATTCTTAATGCCCTCCCTATCAATTTGGTCAAGTGCATTTGCCACATTCCTTATGTAGGCATCGATCTTGGCCATTGGGTCTATCGAATCCATGGTCATTACGTAGTGCTTAATTCCCTTAGGTTAATAAGTCTTCTAATATGGTAGACGATGAGTTAAATGGTATGGTTTAACAGTAATGACCAAGAATAGTAAGTTTCATTCCCTAAGTGTTTCTAGGGATATGAAGGTTTTTGTGTCTTCAATGCCCTCCATTAGACTTAGTACGCGTAGTATGTCATTGACATTAACCTCCCTGGTTATCAGTATTAGGTCGTAGTCGCCGGAAACCCTGTAGGCCTTCTCGATAGGTAATTCCTTAACCTTTTCATATATTATCGTCCTATACCTAGGCTGCACCTTAACCAATATCACGGCCTCATTGGAGCTCATCCTTAGTACCCTAAGTGCCTTATCCGTTACATCAACGAACTCACGGCCAGTCCTTATTAAGCCGAAGTCCTTGAGCTTCTTAAGGTGAACACTGAGTGCCTGTCTAGTCATTCCAAGCTCCCTGGCTAATTCATCCTGATCCGCGTATACCGTGTATACCTTAAGCGGGACAGCCTTCTTAAGTAGGTACTGAAGAACCTGGAGTTGTCTCTCTGTTAATTGCCTCTCAATTTCCGCAGGTGTAACCTCTCCACTTGATGTGGTTATGGAAGTCATAGTAATCTACCAAAATCAACATATAACACTAGTATAAAAAGGTTATTCCTAAATATTATATGTGGACCATCAAAAAACTTACCGTAAAAAATAAAGTCAATTAATTACATAATAGTCAATAATCTGATCTTTACTTAATGTGGAATATAAAAATCAATTAATTAATTTAAGGAATCCCTCCTATATAAATAGAGATACTAGGAGTACTCTAATCGTCAATGTTATTAAAATTATTGCCAATGAGATGATTATCGATGCGTCAAATAATTTAATTGCCAGCCACAGTGAGGTGGCGCTGGGACTCTGCGCATTATTATTAACCCTGTATACACCGACCTTTTCCAATATTATGTTTAACGCACCTGCAAAGGACGCCATGGGCCAGCCTGAATTGGTGCTCCTAACTCTATTGTGCTCAAGAATGGCTGTCTTCATACTGTCCTTCCAGTCTAGGCCGATTATTGCTGACGCAGTCATGATTATCACTGAGGATAACCTGGCCGGTACATAATTCACTATGGTATCCATTTTTGCGGAGAACCAACCAACGCGTTCATACGGCCATCCCTTATAACCCACCATTGAGTCCATGGTGTTAGAAAGCCTTTGTAGTAATGCACCAGGTAAGCCGAACAATGCGAAGTAGAATAGTGGTGAAAGGAAGCCGTCTACAAAGGACTCAGCAAGGCTTTCTATGACTGCCGACACCAGGTGTTGGTAATCCAACTCCCAAACGTTTCTTCTAACTATCTCCTGGGTTAATGCACGGGCATCATTTAAGTTCCCTAACTCAACTTTCCTTAGTATTTCCCTGGCGTAGTTTCTCATGAGCTTTATTGAAAACGTTAATTTCAGAAAATATGCATAAATTACGATACCAATTATAGTGTTTACCATGATTAATAAACGCGGTATTAAGTAGAAAGCGATCATAATTGGAATTACCGATATGAACCACAGAAAAATGCCATAAAATCTACCGTAAGGCCTAAATAACTTATAGGATATCCTTCCACAGAGAATCACTGGGTGAATATTCATGAGAATGCCCTTAGGTTCACCAAACACTAAATCAATCAGTACCGAGGTCAGTAGTATGGCCGCGTAATACTGTATCAATACCTCAGCGCTCCCCATAGTCATCTCACAGGCCTTGTATTCCTCACTAACCAAGACATTTTCTCCCTAAAGTAGGAGATAAATGTCTCAAGTTCAAATAACGGTCTAACCACCTCCGTGCCTGGGCATAACTCGTTGACAGTGCGCAGTATCTCCCTATAGATAACGCCGTGGGTTAGGACCACGGGTATAACCTTACCCGGGCAGCGACTGCTCATGTAGTCCCTTAGTGTTGGTTTTATCTTTAGGAACGCTATATCCCGTAAACCAAGCCTATTGGTGTCCTCAAGAAACCTTGGGTCAGGATCACCGTGAAACACGTATAAACCAGGCCCTAGGCTTATTAAGAAGTCCTTAATTCGAGGCCACCTTAGTACTGGGGGTGTCTCAAAGCCCGTTATGGATACTGCCCTCTCGTAGTCCTTACCATATCCAATAAACAATGGTATATACACATCGCCTTCGGCTTCATTTACTGAAGGTCTGGATAACGAAACAAATGCATAGAGTACGCCAACTCTTTCAGCGAAATGCCTTACGCTATCCACGTACTCGCTATCCCGAGATCCATGAAGAACAATGACTATTTTCGCATGAACACCCCAGCATACAATGTAACACATATTAAAGCTTAATACTAGCATAGGGTTGGAGGTTGTGCCATGAGGATCAGAACCACTACATTGTTGCTTTATTATCCGACCGTCCTCATTATCGTGGCCATGGGAATGCTAATAGCCGTATTAATACCCAGTTACTACGCATTACTCCCTGAATTTATAATGTCCCTGCTTTTCATATACACTCTTGGTAAGTTACATGGTAAGTTGGGTATTGGTTATTCCTACGTGGTCACGATAATACTAATAGTACTGCTCAGCTATGCGTCAGTATTCTTAATAAGACCCAGTCTATTTCTCAATAAGGCTCTTATTGAAATGAAACAAAGCTTGTTTAGAGGATCCCTGTATTTGGTTACTTATTTGTTTCTTTCATTACTACCTGACAGCGCCACGGACCTCGTTGGGACACTACCAATCTTTCTTCTTGTGACTGCCATCGCCGTTCTAGAGCTTAGACTCAGGCATTATGTCCTGGCTGGAATACTGACGGGAATAGTCGGTATTGGTGTGTCCACGGTGGTTTTATCATTAATGTTCAATAGGGTCATCGTGACCTACGGCTTGTCGGCAATGACAATGGGCTTAATGGGGCTAACCCTAATGGCGTCATTAATAAATACCGTGAAAAGGCCAGGCAGGTTAATGCATTTTCTTAATTTCTTGATAATACTATACACGGTCTATGAGTCAATATGGCTGCTAATACCGATACCTCCAGTGCTCATTATTGGCGGTGTTGGTATAAACCGACTTGGTCATTTCATTAGCATGCTTGCGGGTATCATTATTGCAATATTTATAACCTAAAAGTAGCAATATGCAATGCAATGGGTGAGTCGAGGGGAGTTAGGGCATGGCACATACTCATGGGAATCAGCCTATTGCTGTATCTAGCAAATGCCTCGTTTCTAGTTTACCTGCAGTCCCTGTACTATGGAAATGCAGGTATTATAAATTCAATAACATCCGTGTTACCCCAGACCTATGTATCACAGATCAATAAGTACCTTCAACTAGGCTTCATGGGAATAACGGGCGTAATATCAATAATACTAACCCTGGTAATGCTATATATAATAGTGAATGCTCTTCAGAGCAGGGGCCCTGGTGCAGGTAGAACCATGAAGATAGCCTTAGTTATTTTGCTGATTATTCAATTTTTCATGGGCAACGTCGGTTTTGTACTTGGTCTAATAATTGGTTTAATCGGGTCATTACTAATGAGGTGATTTAAATGAGGATCTTGATAACAGGTGGCGCGGGCTTCATTGGTTCCTTCTTAACCGAGAGGCTCGTCTCGTTGGGATACAGCGTGGTTGTAATTGACAACCTAAGTTCCGGCGACTTAGGTAGGCTTGGGCAGGTAATTGATAGAATTACCTTTGTCAAGGATGACCTGAAGAACCCGAGAAATCCTGAGGCATTCCAGGGCATTGACTCGGTATTTCACCTGGCAGCTAATCCGGAGGTTAGGCTCTCAGTGACTGAACCAAGGATACACTTCGACGAAAACATCGTAGCCACATTCAATGTTCTTGAATTATCCCGCAAGTATGGCGTTAAAAACATAGTCTATGCATCATCGAGTACGGTATATGGTGATGCCAAGGTACTACCAACCCCAGAGGACCACCCAATACAACCAATCAGTGTCTATGGAGCTGCCAAGACAGCCGGTGAAATAATGTGCGGAACCTACACTAGGCTTTACGGAATTAATTGTGTGGCCCTTAGGTACGCGAATATTGTTGGGCCCAGGCTTAGGCACGGCATAATCTACGATCTATTAATGAAACTTAAGAGGGATCCAAACGAGCTAGAGGTCCTCGGTGACGGCACTCAAGAGAAGTCATATATATACATAACGGATACAATAAATGCCACATTAATGGCTTGGGAACATGCAGCGAGGAATAGTGGCATTTATGTGTATAATGTGGGTAATTGGGATTTAATAAACGTTAGGGAGATTGTCAATATTATCGTTAAAGTGTCAGGTTTTAATCCGAGGATTACGTACAGACCAGCGACACCAGATGGCAGAGGATGGCCAGGAGATGTTAAACGAATGTTATTATCCATAGATAAGATAGTGAGGGAAGTTGGTTGGAGACCAAGCATGAGTAGTAAGGATGCCATTGAGACAACAGCTAAGGCTTTATCACAGGAGCTTGGTGTTGGTAAATGGTTAAAGTCCTAGTTCTTAGAGCGTCAGGAAAGATAAGGCCAATCTCGATAGATGACGTTGATATTATACAAATACCTGTCATTAAAATCACGCCTAATGAGAACGTGATTAATAAGATATCCCTTGAGGATGCTAATTACATGGTCATAATGAGTACGACAGTGGTAAAGTACCTAAGGAGCACCTTAGAGAAGTTGGGTGATAGCGTAAGAGTCATTGGTGTAGGACCACAAACATGCAATGAGATGGAGAAGTTGGGTGTCAAGTGCGAGGTACCCAGTGAATTCTCAAGCTATGGCATTATTGAAATGATGAAGAAATTACCACGAGGAAAAGTGGTAATACTGAGGTCGTTAAGGGGCAATGACTATGTGAAAAATGAGCTTCAGCGAATTGGTTATTACGTAGTTGAGTACGGTATTTATGACCTGACACCTGACCCAATTAGTGTTGATATTGCATGTAGGCTCATTAACTACGTCGACTACGTGGTCTTCATGAGCTCCATGACTTATGAAACAATGAAGGATTGCGCTAAAAACGTGCTTAAGGGTAAGACTGTGATAGCCATTGGTAGGGTTACGGCGAATCGAATGAAGAGCGATGGTATAAATGCATTAATGCCAGGTGAATATACGCTTAACGGTGTTTTAAGAATACTAATTAATCACTTAATGATAAGTAGTGAATCACTTGGTTGAATTACGAAATCATTACCTGGATTGAGAATAACCTCATTACCCCTAACTATGCCAATGACTAGGTAATTCAGCTT is a genomic window of Vulcanisaeta souniana JCM 11219 containing:
- a CDS encoding uroporphyrinogen-III synthase, which encodes MVKVLVLRASGKIRPISIDDVDIIQIPVIKITPNENVINKISLEDANYMVIMSTTVVKYLRSTLEKLGDSVRVIGVGPQTCNEMEKLGVKCEVPSEFSSYGIIEMMKKLPRGKVVILRSLRGNDYVKNELQRIGYYVVEYGIYDLTPDPISVDIACRLINYVDYVVFMSSMTYETMKDCAKNVLKGKTVIAIGRVTANRMKSDGINALMPGEYTLNGVLRILINHLMISSESLG
- a CDS encoding cytidylyltransferase family protein; this encodes MTMDSIDPMAKIDAYIRNVANALDQIDREGIKNEVIDIARAYLKDSMYHLSRGDQFNALATIAYAEGLLDALRILGIAHFNWDKTSDLIRKSQNKVFVAGTFEIIHPGHIAYLRHAWTLGRVVAVIARDSTVKRIKGRDIVIPEDQRLEVVRNIVYVHKARLGYEDDMFRVVEEERPNIILLGPNQPFNEDSLREELRKRGLGNMEVIRFNDYVDCPLCSTTKILKAISNKFSQGNSLP
- a CDS encoding NAD-dependent epimerase/dehydratase family protein, with product MRILITGGAGFIGSFLTERLVSLGYSVVVIDNLSSGDLGRLGQVIDRITFVKDDLKNPRNPEAFQGIDSVFHLAANPEVRLSVTEPRIHFDENIVATFNVLELSRKYGVKNIVYASSSTVYGDAKVLPTPEDHPIQPISVYGAAKTAGEIMCGTYTRLYGINCVALRYANIVGPRLRHGIIYDLLMKLKRDPNELEVLGDGTQEKSYIYITDTINATLMAWEHAARNSGIYVYNVGNWDLINVREIVNIIVKVSGFNPRITYRPATPDGRGWPGDVKRMLLSIDKIVREVGWRPSMSSKDAIETTAKALSQELGVGKWLKS
- a CDS encoding Lrp/AsnC ligand binding domain-containing protein — protein: MTSITTSSGEVTPAEIERQLTERQLQVLQYLLKKAVPLKVYTVYADQDELARELGMTRQALSVHLKKLKDFGLIRTGREFVDVTDKALRVLRMSSNEAVILVKVQPRYRTIIYEKVKELPIEKAYRVSGDYDLILITREVNVNDILRVLSLMEGIEDTKTFISLETLRE
- a CDS encoding cobalamin biosynthesis protein, giving the protein MVSEEYKACEMTMGSAEVLIQYYAAILLTSVLIDLVFGEPKGILMNIHPVILCGRISYKLFRPYGRFYGIFLWFISVIPIMIAFYLIPRLLIMVNTIIGIVIYAYFLKLTFSIKLMRNYAREILRKVELGNLNDARALTQEIVRRNVWELDYQHLVSAVIESLAESFVDGFLSPLFYFALFGLPGALLQRLSNTMDSMVGYKGWPYERVGWFSAKMDTIVNYVPARLSSVIIMTASAIIGLDWKDSMKTAILEHNRVRSTNSGWPMASFAGALNIILEKVGVYRVNNNAQSPSATSLWLAIKLFDASIIISLAIILITLTIRVLLVSLFI